Genomic window (Lutra lutra chromosome 6, mLutLut1.2, whole genome shotgun sequence):
TTTTAAATAAGGTGGGTGGGGAAGACTTGGCCACTCAGATGCCCCGGAGCAGGGGCAGAATGCCTGGGAGGGAGACAGGTCTGCACACACCTGTGAGAGGATCCTTCCATGGAGAAGTTACAGTGATGACTAAACAGATCCTAAGTTGGGAGCATACTAAGCGGTCTGATAGACAACTAGATAGAACCGGGGTCGTCTTCTGTTTTCTCAAGCTGGAGTTGCTAGGTAAATTCAGTATTGATTgacatgtttttaatgtttttaaaaagtatgagtCCAGGTTCCTGAGCACACCGAATTTGGATGCTGATCCAAGAGGCAAGGGCAGGAATAAGGGAGTGTTAATCTCCTGGAGGACTGCCAGCCTGATTCAAAGAcaacagttatttattttttttaatttttaaattaacatagaatgtattattagccccaggggtacaggtctgtgaagcgccaggtttacacacttcacagcactcaccatagcacacacccttcccaaatccataaccccacggatgagggagcaggaggctggctgaggacacagcaaaagctggcaccctgcaccccctctccacccgctctcctcgtaatatgtgtgacattcctcaggcacctctggctgccctaaaagtaaaacaaatagttaacttgcagagatcacagtcctgcaagacaggagtctcccttggtttaccaatgtcctagagatttacaacaaagaagctaacaatagcacaatttccagaggcaaataactcagttcctcaagccctaaataaagtaaatttcttctaaacccaaatctcactaacaaggacacttgataggagaaatgtgaaactttagatctccaagatagtgtcgagaatcattcccaagcatatggcccactgatatacatctaaagggtctcacaagaagatttttactactagtaatgaataacctttctcccaacaatagctagcccctcaaggtcctggagaccttgcttccaaaattccttagagactaacatcaccccctttgtcctcacctacccaactcctgtgtatataatcagccactcctcaggataaTGGCGCAGCATCTCcgtctgcccatgggtcctgtccccgtgctctaataaaccacctttttgcaccaaagacgtcttaagaattctttcttagccatcggctctgaccctcaccccactgaacctcacctaggttcaagaacttcatcaccaccaccctctccctacccgcctccccccagcaaccctcagtttgttttgtgagattaagagtctcttatggtttgaaaGACAACAGTTATTAAGGAAAAGAGTATTAACTGtgtgataatttatttaaaataaaaagtaagagatCTGAGGTTCCAAATAATCACTGTCAtcatttttcagaagaaagagTACGGAAACAAAGTGGTTCTTCACAATTCCTAAGATCACGCAGCTGGTAAACAATGATACAAATTTCAGCCAAGTAGTGGGCCTCAAATCCCTCCAATTTTAAGCATGTCTTATTGCTGTTTTGTAGTTGTGTACCTTATCATGTCTTCTACAAGATAAAATTTCATGTGCTAGATAACAAAGACCATGGCTGGTTCACCCTTGTGTTTTAATTGAATGATATACGTCCAGTTGAGTGAGGTAGGCATTTCAGATATGGAAGGCTCTGAGGAACATGTCAGGGTTTCTCGAAATGCGAGAGCAGAGCTTTTAGCATAAAGACAACACTGACTCTTACAGGAGGTTTGACACATAAACAATGAGTTGACAAAATGAGTTGAAGGAGTTGAGAAAATCCACTAAGATAAAAGAGCATAAAAGCCAGGACTGAGGCAGGGAGGACTTGAACTTGTATACCAGATGGTTGGATTGGAATGCACATTAAAACCAGTGGGCTGCCACTGGACTCCAAACTCAGCCTGATCTTTTTCATGAATCTGACCATGGAGGCCTTCCTCCACTTTCCAATGTGTTTTCTTGATCTTCCAAGACTTGCACTGATTGATTGCCTCTAGCTCAACTGGGATTCCCAATAGCATTGAGCACTCTGCAtctgaaacagaaaatgtgaTTCTCACTAGAGTTGTAtcgttttattttcttcttaactgAAGCAAGTACTGCCAATATTTAGAATTCATTTGTGTTGCACCAGGAAGCTCCAGTGTCCTCCTGTAAGAACTCATCAGTTTACctcttattaataatatttataatttataattactaAGTTAAGCAGGAATTACCTACTTATTTTCAGATAAGTAGTTGTCTCCTGAAATGGATTTTCCTTTCTTAGATACTAATCGAACTCCCCAAGTTTTGTGGCTGGTGTGGCCATCGACTATTTGTGGCCAACACGGCCAGAGGCAGTGTTCCACCATTCTCAGGATTTCAGTAAATGGCGGGGCTGTCTCCTtacccttttctccttccttcaggATGGATGTGAACAAGATAGTTGGAGCTGGAGTGCACATCTTAGCCTACAGGTAGGAAATTACTTATGTGTTAGATTAGTTTGTAGTGTCGTCAAACACACTATGAGGCACGCCATTTTTGAGGCACATGGCCTCCCGTGTAGGCTGACAGGGACATCCCAAGCAGCCATACATTTTATGTGGTTGTTGTCTGCAGAGGACAAAGGCGGCtaatgtgggtgggtgggtggaacATGGGTGGACAATTTAAGACTATATAAATCCTGACCGTCTCATCACTCTTTGGTGTCTCACAATCCTTGGCATTTCTCGGTCCTTTCCTCTATTCCTATCTACGTGTAGCGCATGAGATCTGCTATCTTTTTCCACGTGTCACGACTTATGGGCTACTAATTTATGATTTTTGGTAAATACAGCTTTTGAATTATTGTCTACACCTCATAAAATTCCTCGCTTACCTATTTAATACTTCTTAGAAGTGTTTTACTTAGGAATCACCTACTTAACATTTCTTATGAGTTTCATCCATCCAATTTTTGGTCTTGTCTTGGTCCTCAGTAGCAGAATTTAATAGCAGAATGTATTGAGACTATTCTCAAATAATAGAGCAAACACACATTACACACAGGGAGAGGAGTTCCCTCAGGAGAGCGGGGCCCCATTCCAGGCCTGAGCTATGTAACTGTATGTGAGAAACAGACTTTTATCTAGTTTAAACAGTAACTTTCAAGAGTATCTACTACTAACTCATAGGGGTACATAAAATACAATCCTTAAAAGGACCAATGGACCAGATTTGCTAAGCTAGCATTCCTTTCTGCATTTCAGTAAGATCAGATCCTGTATTTTAGTAAGGCATACCACTAGGACTTCTCAAAATCCTCATGAACCAAAGATGAGACACGGCTAGATGAAAGTGTAACTGTATAGCTCCTGCGGTTAACTATAGTCCATAAATACAAACTCTGGGTGTCTTTTTCTGCACATCGATtctcctctctcttgctgtctcgtTTTTCCTTATCATTGTCTCTTACTCCACCTTCCTTCCAgaattgcttttgaaaaataaatccattcaGCTTTGGCAATGCTAAAGTGATCTTCAAACAGAGGCTTGCCCCTTCTGTTAGTCTGTGCGGTTGCTAAAATGTCCATTCTAGACGGGGAGCCCTGTGAGGTCAACGATTGTTGCTATCCTGCTCACTGATCTTTCCCAAGTACCTGTCACTTTCTGAAACTTAATATGCCCCAATACATGAGGGAATCAATTCAGAGTCCTCGTCCTTCCACTTGACACATCATTTGGGGAGGAATTTGATCTATGGTTCTAGAATACTCTGTACTAACCACCGCCCTCCCTGCCCCAAACTCCATGACCCAACAGGGAAATGTCTAGAAGGGTGGACTTGTCAAAAGTGAGGACAGTAACTGAAGTATCATGGTTGAGATTAATTTCAAGGTATTTTATAAATCTATAGCTGACATTATATTCTGCTAATGGTTCCTATCAAGCCTCTTAAGGGGTGACTACCCACGCCTGGCTTCTGTGTTGACAGACAGATATTTCCCCCAATAAGAGAGGCACTGTTCCCAGGCTgtttgctgctgcttcttccccttctcctccctgtaAGTCCTGTTTAACCTTTTTCAAAGAAGCCTGAATGCCTTTATTACTTGCAAAATAATAGCTAGTCTTGAGTGAGTtcttcaaaaaacattttcttttcagtaaagtTTCCCCCTCAACCACTTCCATTTACTAGAAAGTTAGTTTCTCACACTTCCAGATatacattttcctgttttccactAAATAGGTCTCGCACAGACCCACCCAGCACAGTATGCTCTCTAGACAAGCTTGTCTAAAGAAAGCCCGATATATATTCAACTTGTAGGGACAACTCAAACTTTCGCAGCTGCAAGTCCTGAAGAATTTCTGAAATTCTAAATCAAAGTTCAGCAACTACAActaccttatcttttttttttttttaaagattttatttatttatttgttagagagagagagcgtgagcacaggcggacagagtggtaggcagaggcagagggagaagcaggctccctgctgagcaaggagcccgatgtgggactcgatcccaggatgctgggatcatgacctgagctgaaggcagctgcttaaccaactgagccacccaggcatccccacaacTACCTTATCTTTAAggcaatttttttgtttgtttgttctgcgTTTTTCTAAAGCCATCTTTGCCCCTGTAAGACAAGCTACTGAGAAAGCAATTATATGAATGTAGGAGATACAAATTTAACTTGGGTCACAGCTTCTCCCTAGTACTAAGAGTTCAGTACTAAAGCTCTTAAGTTGAGAGAATGAgtggctctgaaaagagcctttggGGTCGGTTATGTATCAAGAAGCTTACTTGGGAAGTTCACTTGGAGCTGGTGTACTTGGTGACGGCCTTGGTGCCCTCGGACACGGCGTGCTTGGCCAGCTCCCCGGGCAGCAGCAGGCGCACGGCCGTCTGGATCTCCCTGGACGTGATGGTCGAGCGCTTGTTGTAGTGCGCCAGGCGGGACGCCTCGCCCGCGATGCGCTCGAGATGTCGTTGACGAAACGAGTTCATGATGCCCATGGCCTTGGACGAGATGCCCGTGTCGGGGTGCACCTGCTTCAGCACCTTGTACACGTACACCGAGTAGCTCTCCTTGCGGCTGCGTTTGCGCTTCTTGCCGTCCTTCTTCTGCGCCTTGGTCACCGCCTTCTTGGAGCCCTTCTTCGGAGCCGGAGCCGACTTGGCGGGTTCAGGCATGATGGGTATCTGACACCCAAACCTACTAGAGTGAAAGCTGGGCGCCGGGTTGGCCTACTTTTATATGGCTTGTATGCAAATAGCGGCTTAATCTGCCTTAATGCCTGATTGGAGCAAATCAGCCAGTAGAAATACTTTACGCAAATAAGACTTCCTATCTCCTTTCTGATTGGCTGTTTATGTAGCAACAACTTTAGACTATTTTCTCCATtagaaaaaagtgttttcaaaaCAGCCGGAGTTTAATGTCTCGTCAGTATTAACTATTTATGAATCTTGTGTCTTGCCAAATCCCCGTATAAAGAGACAAAAGCCTGATATAAATTTATGACCCTCTTTTCCCGCCAAATTGCAGTTACCCGGATACTCAATGcaggaaagagaacacaaaaattagctgaatattttcaaagttatGCCATGGCATTCCCAGTTTGATCAAAGTCGGCAAAATTTAAGGTTTAAGGGTCCGAGGATCGTCACATTTCAACAGCGGTGCGATTTTCCCCCCTAGAACCAGTGTCTGGAAGTGGTGTCTGGAGTGGCTTTCGGAATTATGGGATAGGCTGTTTCCACTGCAAAAAATACAACGTTTCTTCAAGGTCAGAAGCTTTGAGAAATGATAAAGGACGAAACTGGACTGGGTCAATCAGGACCAACAGCAGAGCTTCTGAAACCATAGCTCAAAAActatgaattttcatttttgtgtcttcctaAATTTAATACCGAACAAGGGGATTAAAACAAAACCTATTAAGGCAGTCTAAAACAAACTACAGGCTGGATAAGGGACGGAGAACTCTAAGTGAGAAGATAAAAAGCACATTACAGCAGAAGGACTTTCTTAAGTGAGTTTTGGTAGCCAATCACAAGACTCACCAGGTACTTAATTCACCGCGCGGAATTTGAAGATTCGGACCAATCAGGAGGACGTTGCCTTTATAAATAGGAGCCTGGGCGAAGGGCCTTTCAGTTGTAAATCGTGTTTGCATTCTTTCGCTATGGCTCGCACGAAGCAGACGGCGCGCAAGTCGACCGGCGGCAAGGCCCCGCGCAAGCAGCTGGCCACCAAGGCGGCCCGCAAGAGCGCGCCGGCCACGGGCGGCGTGAAGAAGCCGCACCGCTTACCGGCCCGGCACGGTGGGCCCTGCGCGAGATCCGGCGCTACCAGAAGTCCACCGAGCTGCTGATCCGCAAGCTGCCGTTCCAGCGGCTGGTGCGCGAGATCGCGCAGGACTTCAAGACCGACCTGCGCTTCCAGAGCTCGGCCGTCATGGCGCTGCAGGAGGCGTGCGAGGCCTACCTGGTGGGGCTCTTCGAGGGACACCAACCTCTGCGCCATCCACGCCAAGCGCGTCACCATCATGCCCAAGGACATCCAGCTGGCGCGCCGCATCCGCGGCGAGAGGGCCTAAATTTGAATTACTGGCTTTATGCCAACTTTAAACccaaaggctcttttcagagccacCTAAAATTTCGGCTTGAAGAGCTGTGCGGCAACGAGTGGGCCTTCcgcccctccccgcacccccttCCTCTACCGGCCCCCCCGTCCCCCGGCTAAGTGTGGTAGGGCTGCTAGGGGTGGTGGCCAGTGCTGCTCGGGTGGCATAGGTGTGCCTGCGCGTTCTCGCTGGCTGTCCATGGCCCTGCTCCAGGCTTCGCCCCAACCCTCACCAAACGTCGCGGTCCTTCGTTTGACCCACCTGTGTTTCCTCGGAGGCCAATTGCGCTGCGTTCCCAGCAAAGTGTGTTTTAACAAGTATTGGCTTTTTCCTTGGAGCCGTTCACATGGCTGAGTATTTAAAAGAGGTTCCTAAATCCCTGGATTTGAGTGCTTTCAGGTTAGTCATGAAATGTATCCATCCCAGAAAACAATAGCTCCAGGTTTAGGAAATCTACGGAACATGCTGTCTCAGCCTGTGCTATAGGTCATCAGGGCCAGTCTGCAAGGTGAGCAGTTGATACATTCAGACAGGCACAGGAATGCGTAAAATGTAATCATGACGGCAACTTGCCAGGAATCCAGGCATGGATTTCCACACTTCATTCTCATAGGAGAAAGAATGGATCCTCGAGGGAACCTGGAAAGCATCCTAGGGGTTTACAACGTTGCCAACGTATCTCCGCGGGCATGTGCACACCTGTGTTCAGGAACCCATGAGGAGTGGTCCCCGAGAGCATTTGGTGGCAGTCAATTCTTGACTGAGCAGTACATCCTGTAGTAATGGTCAAACTCTTTTGTCCTGGAAATGGTACCTCAAGCATGGGTTCTGCAGAGTTTTCAGAGTCGGCAGCAGCAGCGCaggtgggcagggtgggcagcAGCTGTAGGGGCAGGGCACCACTACCAAACGTCGGGGCTGGAGTAGTAGCTGAGTATCTTCACACCAGGGAATTCAGAACTTGTTGCGGCTCATAACTGAAACCTTAAGGTTGTGCAGAATGTGTCTGCACCTTCCATTGTGTGAGAAACATGGAGTTAGTCATTAGTGCAGAACCCAGCCCTTGCAAAGGTAGTGGTGCCTAACCCGTGTTACTCCTCAAAGAACCAAGGAGGCAACAGCTCTACTGTTTCCTCCCAGCAAATTCAGAATCCTATAAAAACCCTAGCACCATGGAGGATCTGTACATCATTCAGATTTCACAGACATTAGTCGTGGGAACTCCTAGCCTCATCCCAGGGTTATCCCTCGTTGTGGGGATTACTAAACACCTGAGGCTTCAAGGGAACTAGTTGAACAGCTCTCCACATCAGTGAAAACCCAAGTCCCATGACAGGAACCACAGAACGAGGATATTAGcagtttattcaacaaatattggagGTTCTTGGTGAGATAAATCACCCCGCTACAGAACCCAGAAGTCAGATTttggaaacaactgaaaatgtCTCTCAATGCAACAATTTGGAACTTTGACACACACTTGCAAAT
Coding sequences:
- the LOC125102059 gene encoding histone H2B type 1-C/E/F/G/I-like, which codes for MPEPAKSAPAPKKGSKKAVTKAQKKDGKKRKRSRKESYSVYVYKVLKQVHPDTGISSKAMGIMNSFRQRHLERIAGEASRLAHYNKRSTITSREIQTAVRLLLPGELAKHAVSEGTKAVTKYTSSK